The Elusimicrobiota bacterium sequence ACCGCTTCGGAATCCGTGCTTATCCCAATCCAGTGCGAATATTATGCCATGGAAGGGCTTACCCAGCTAATGAAAACAATCCACCTTATCAGGCAATCTCTTAACCCGCATCTGGAGCTTGAAGGCGTTCTGCTTACAATGTTTGACGGCAGAATGAATTTAAGCAATCAGGTGGTTAAGGAAGTAAGGAAATTTTTCGGCAATGAGGTTTATAAATCCGTTATCCCGCGGAATGTCCGCCTGGCGGAAGCGCCGAGTTACGGCAAACCCGTATTTCAGTACGATAGTTCTTCCCGCGGCACCGAAGCATATTTAAACCTTGCAAAAGAATTTCTGGGGCTATGAAAAAATATTTTAATTTATTCATTTTGACTGCAACACTTACATTAGCATTAAACGCCTGCGCGAAAATAGAGCCGGGGCCGGACGATAAGGCCCGATTTATTGCATCCGACGGCATGATAATTGCGGGGAAATACGTCCCGCCAAAAACTCCGGACAAAATTACCTTTATATTGCTTCATGGTTTATCCAGCACGAAAGATGAATGGAACCGCTTTGAAGCAAAACTAATTGAAAGAGGCTGCGGCTATTTCGCCTACGACCTGCGCGGCCACCACGGAAGCTCAAAAAATACTGACGGCCGGGAAATAACTATAAATGAAATTGTAAATTCCGGGCAAATTTCGGAAATAGAAAAACTTGTTTCGGATATTGATGGCGCAGTCAAGTATCTCAAACATAATGGGATAAAGAAAGAAAAAATCGGGCTTATCGGCGCAAGCATAGGCGCAAATATATCGCTTATTTATGCGTCCAAAAATAAATTCATTCCGATTGTTGTCCTTTTATCTCCCGGCTGGAACTATACAGGGCTTGAAACTAACACCGCTATACAGCAATATGGCCAAAGGCCATTGGGTTTAGCCGCATCGCCGGGTGATAAATATGCCTATGATACCGCCACACAGATGGTATTGGTTGGTAGACAGTTAAAAAGTGATACCGCTTTTTTTGAAGGCGTCCAGGCGCAACACGGCACCCAAATGCTTACAGACGAATTCGATTCTAAATTGCTTAATTGGATAGATGGGAATCTCGGGGATGTTGTCAAGAAGTCAAGATACGGTTTGAAATGAGACGGATGTTAGTAGGGAATTAAATTTATGTGGTATTTAGATTTGGATGAAGGCGGGATTGGAAATATGTCCTTGACAACAGGGATATATTAGTGTATTATATCCCTGTTTGGAGGGAAATATGGATAATGAACTTGTAAAAAGATATATCAATGACTGGAATGAGCGTGTGGTACCGACTCCCAAAGAGAGGGAAACAAGGCTCAGGGAAACCTCGCGTATACAAACGGTTATTGGAGCCCGCAGAGTGGGGAAAACGAGCCTTTTGTATGATAAAATAAGAGATCTTATTACCGTCCAAAAAGTTCCGAAGGAACAAATACTGTTTCTTAATCTGGAAGACCCTCTTCTTGACGGTGTAACTTTTCAGGGTTTTAAAAAGATACTTGAAATTCACTGGTCGCTGTTCCCTCAAACAACTTCTAAAAAACTATACTTGTTTATAGACGAGCCCCAGGTAGTCACAAATTGGGAAAAAGCAGTGCTTAGCCTTCATAATGAAGGAACTTACGAGCTTTTTATTACTGGTTCCTCTTCAAAATTATTGAGCAAGGAGATTGCGACTTCACTCCGTGGCAAAACGCGCACAACAATTCTTTATCCTCTTTCTTTCCGGGAGTTTTGTGCTTTTAAAGGGCAATCCTTTGATGCCAGCAGGATATCAACAAAACAAAAAGCAGCTCTTATGCATGCAATAGATTTATATTTGCAATATGGCGGTTACCCGGAAGTTGTGCTTGAAGATGACGAAGTTGAGAAAACGGTTCTTTTAAAAGATTTTTTTGATTTGACCATTTACAAAGATATTATCGATCGGTATGCTATAAAAAATACAACTCTGGTCAGGTGGCTTATAAACTATATGGTATCTTGCGCAACCAAAGAAATAAGCATCAACAAGGTATTCAATACTCTTAAATCTTCAGGGCAGAAGGTAAGCAAAAACACGCTTTATGAATATTTTTCAATACTTGAAGATTGCTTTTTCATAACTACCCTGAGGAAACTTGACCGGTCTGTGAAGAATGAAGGGATGTCAATTCCTAAAGTATTTCTTAATGATGTGGGTTTTTTAAGCCTTTTTTCGGATCATGATTACGGTAAACGGCTTGAAAACACAGTTGCGATTGAGTTAATGCGCAGAAAAGCGGTGCAGCCTCTTATGAGTATTAATTACTGGAAATCAAAAGAGGGGAAGGAAGTGGATTTCATTGTTTCCGAGGGGAAAAAAGTTATCCAGGCAATTCAAGTTTGTTTCGCATTTAATGACCCTTCTACTAGAGAGCGTGAACTTTCAGCGCTCGCGTTTTGTCTTGAACATTACGGATTAAAGGATGGGTTGGTCATAACCAGAGATTATGAATCAATTCAACATATTGGTAAAAAAACAATACATGTTTTGCCTGTTTGGAAATGGCTGCTGTCAAAATAATTATTTGCATTAGTAAATATATGATTTTGGAATTAGATTTGGAGAGATTATGAAAATAACTAATGCCTGGTGGTTTTATGCGCTTTTGTCTGCACTGTTTGCCGCATGCACTGCTATTTTAGCCAAAATAGGAATTTAGGGGTATAGATTCAGACCTGGCAACCGCAGTCAGGACCGTCGTAATTCTGATTATCGCCTGGCTACAGGTCTGTCCTGGATATTTTATTTTAGGGCCTTGCAGATGGGGAAAGTTTCATCGGTTGCCGCTGTTGATAAAACCAGCGTGGCTCTGGCAATCATATTATCCATCATAATTTTACATGAAACTGTAAGCCTTAAAGTACTGATTGGTGCTCTTTTAGTTATTACGGGCACTATGGTAATAATCTTAAATAAGGAAGACCAATTATGCCACAGGAATGTTGCTGGAATTGCATGCATTTCAGGATAACCAGGGCGCCGCACGGTAAAACAGAGCTTATAGAGCCTCCTACGCAGAATTATTGCCAGGATTTTTTAAACAAGACAGGCAAGCAATCCCCGTTAAATTTAAGCGAACCTGAAAAATTACTGGTTTTCAGAAAACCTTGCGACTGCTGCGGGAATTATATGGAACTGGATTATAGCCAGATATATTTCTAACTAGGACTGAACAAAAAGAAAAACCAAAAGAAAGGCGTAAATATTCCGGTCTAGGCCGTCTAAGCAATGAACAATAATTTTCAGTTTTATTTGCCTGCAAGAATTATTTTTGGAAAAAGCGCGGTTAATTCGCTTCCTGAAGCTGTATATAAGGAAGAAAACTGTGTTTTGTTGGTTACGGGAAGTAAGTCAGCCAGAAATACCGGGCTTGCCGATAAAGTTAAAACGATACTGAAAGATAAAAAAATAATTCTGTTTGATAAAGTAGCGCCTGAACCGGATACTGAAATTATTGACGAAGGAATAAAGCTGGCAAAACAAAATAATTGCAAAGCTGTCATCGGACTTGGCGGGGGAAGCGCGCTGGATGTAGCCAAAGCCGTTGCCGCCCTGGTGCATGAAAAGAGTTTTATTAGTGTGGCGGATTTTCTCGAAGTTGACGGCACCCGAAAGCTCTTAATACCAGGCGTGCCCTTCATCGCAGTGCCAACAACGTCAGGAACCGGTTCGGAAGTTACAAAGAATTCTGTAATTATAAATAAAAAACTTGCCAATAAGCGGAGTTTGCGTTCGGATTTAATTTTTGCGCGCTGTGCGATAGTTGACCCGGAGCTTACGCTTACCCTTTCAGCAAAAATGACTGCAGAAACCGGCCTGGACGCGCTTACGCACACAATTGAGGGTTATATTTCAAAAAAATCTAACAAATTCACTGATGCGATGGCAATTAAAAGCATTGAATTGGTACAAGAATCGTTAATTACCGCTGTAAAATATCCCGATAATTATGAAGCGCGCGAAAAAATGTCGCTTGCATCGCTTTATGGCGGAATATTGATTGCAAATTCCGGTGTCGGCCTGGTTCATGCAATAGCGCCCTTCCTGGGTTCGCTATATGGAACCACTCATGGGTTGGCTGTTGCAGTTCTTCTTCCTTATATGATGGAATATAATATGCCGTCAACTGAAGGGAAAATAGACGATGAGTTAATCGCGGCTGTTAAAAACATTTCGGAAGAAATCGGTATTCCTCAGGCGCTTAAAGAATTAGGCATACCGGAAAAAGATATTCCTTTGATAGCCGAAAAATCCATGACTTCTGTTTCAATAAAAATAAACCCTGCGCCTATTGACTATAACAGCATGGTAAAACTGCTTCAAAAGTGTTGGGCCGGTTCCTGAAATTATAAGGTAAAGAATTTCAGGATGTCGCACCATGCTCAAAAATAAATTCATGAAAAGGTTAGTTCTACTAATTTTTAGCGTCTTTTTGTCAGCGCAGTTAATTTTTGCTAAAAATCCGGCAAAGGTAACAATTTTAAGCATGAATGACTTCCATGCAGAATTTAATAAAGCGGCAATAATTTCTTCTTATATAAATTATTACAGAAAAAATCAGAATAATGTTGTTTGGGTGATGTCGGGAGATTATTTTAAAGGTTCGGCCCTGGATTCTATATCAAAAGGGAAAGCGTCCATAGAAATACTCAACAAATTTGCGCCGGATGCGCTTTCCCTGGGTAATCACGAGTTTGATTGGGGCGCAGATATATTGGAAAAACGAATGAAGGAGGCCAAATTTCCTTTTGTTTGCTCAAATATTGTTTATGAATCAAATCCCGAAAAGTATTTTGCCCAGCCGTATTTGATAAAAGAAATAAACGGCGTAAAAATATTGTTTATTGGAATCATAATGGAAAATCTGGACAGCCTTATCGGAAAAGACAGGGCTCTTGGCCTGAAAGTTTTACCCATTAAGGATACAATTGAAAAAATATGTAAAAAGTATGGTAAAGACGCAAATTTGACGGTTGTTTTATCACATCAGGGTTTGCGGGAAGATGAATTGTTAGCAAAAGAATTAGCGCCTGATGCGGGTGTGGATATAATAGCCGGCGGCCATAGCCATGCTTTGACAGAAAATCCTGAAAAAATTAACGATATAATCATAACCCAGGACGGAGCTAAAGGAAAAACTTTGGGCAAATTGGATGTAACGGTTGACTTGGAAAGCCGTTCTGTAAAAGATTATGATTGGAAACTTATCCCTATGGTTGAAACAAATGAAATAAAACCGGATAAAACTGTAACTGAATTGCTTGAAAAGGAAGAAAAAGTTTTTGCTCCCGGTATCAACGAAGTTATCGGCAGATTAACCGCCCCCTGCGATTTCCATAATTTTTCCTGCGATGCAATCCTGGAACAATTGGTAGTCGACAGCTGTTTCACAAATTCCGGGGGAATCCGCAAGGGCCTGGCAGGGCCGGAAATAAAAATCAGAGATATCTGGGAAATATTTCCGTTTGATGATTATTGGATAAAATTCAAAATAACACCCAGGCAGTTGTGGCAGTTAATTGAAAGTAATATAAAATTTGAAAGCGAGCGTGTAATTTTTTCAAAGTCAGTGAAGTACACCTATGATAGTTCTCTTGAGAAAGGCCGGCGTTTAATAGAAGTTAAAATAAACAATAAAAAAATTGACAGGAATGATGACAAAAAATTATATTCCTGCGCAACCACGGATTATTTGTGGAATAAGATTAAGGGTACGGAGGATTTTAAGAAAAACGGCGGTTATCAGGAATTGAAAGATAATGATTACAAGGATTTATACATAGATTACATCAGGAAACACAAAGTGATTGAATCAAAATTGGATGATAGAGCGAAAGATATTTCGCAATGGAGATAACTAAATAGGTGCTAATTGTGTGTTTTGGGCAGGCTGTACTATAAATTATCCATTTTAAGGTTTTTGGGCAAAATAATAAATGCTTTAACTTTATGCGTAGGTTTTTTACTGGTTGCGTTTCATTTTCCTAAACGCGGCCTGCATGATATGACAGCGAACACGAAAGTAGTATATACAAAATGATAGGCCCCGTATTTTCCTTTAATGGGAAACGGGATCCCTACTTGGGAGGTTTAAGTGGCAAAAGGATTAGGCAGGGG is a genomic window containing:
- a CDS encoding bifunctional metallophosphatase/5'-nucleotidase, which gives rise to MLKNKFMKRLVLLIFSVFLSAQLIFAKNPAKVTILSMNDFHAEFNKAAIISSYINYYRKNQNNVVWVMSGDYFKGSALDSISKGKASIEILNKFAPDALSLGNHEFDWGADILEKRMKEAKFPFVCSNIVYESNPEKYFAQPYLIKEINGVKILFIGIIMENLDSLIGKDRALGLKVLPIKDTIEKICKKYGKDANLTVVLSHQGLREDELLAKELAPDAGVDIIAGGHSHALTENPEKINDIIITQDGAKGKTLGKLDVTVDLESRSVKDYDWKLIPMVETNEIKPDKTVTELLEKEEKVFAPGINEVIGRLTAPCDFHNFSCDAILEQLVVDSCFTNSGGIRKGLAGPEIKIRDIWEIFPFDDYWIKFKITPRQLWQLIESNIKFESERVIFSKSVKYTYDSSLEKGRRLIEVKINNKKIDRNDDKKLYSCATTDYLWNKIKGTEDFKKNGGYQELKDNDYKDLYIDYIRKHKVIESKLDDRAKDISQWR
- a CDS encoding iron-containing alcohol dehydrogenase → MNNNFQFYLPARIIFGKSAVNSLPEAVYKEENCVLLVTGSKSARNTGLADKVKTILKDKKIILFDKVAPEPDTEIIDEGIKLAKQNNCKAVIGLGGGSALDVAKAVAALVHEKSFISVADFLEVDGTRKLLIPGVPFIAVPTTSGTGSEVTKNSVIINKKLANKRSLRSDLIFARCAIVDPELTLTLSAKMTAETGLDALTHTIEGYISKKSNKFTDAMAIKSIELVQESLITAVKYPDNYEAREKMSLASLYGGILIANSGVGLVHAIAPFLGSLYGTTHGLAVAVLLPYMMEYNMPSTEGKIDDELIAAVKNISEEIGIPQALKELGIPEKDIPLIAEKSMTSVSIKINPAPIDYNSMVKLLQKCWAGS
- a CDS encoding ATP-binding protein; amino-acid sequence: MDNELVKRYINDWNERVVPTPKERETRLRETSRIQTVIGARRVGKTSLLYDKIRDLITVQKVPKEQILFLNLEDPLLDGVTFQGFKKILEIHWSLFPQTTSKKLYLFIDEPQVVTNWEKAVLSLHNEGTYELFITGSSSKLLSKEIATSLRGKTRTTILYPLSFREFCAFKGQSFDASRISTKQKAALMHAIDLYLQYGGYPEVVLEDDEVEKTVLLKDFFDLTIYKDIIDRYAIKNTTLVRWLINYMVSCATKEISINKVFNTLKSSGQKVSKNTLYEYFSILEDCFFITTLRKLDRSVKNEGMSIPKVFLNDVGFLSLFSDHDYGKRLENTVAIELMRRKAVQPLMSINYWKSKEGKEVDFIVSEGKKVIQAIQVCFAFNDPSTRERELSALAFCLEHYGLKDGLVITRDYESIQHIGKKTIHVLPVWKWLLSK
- a CDS encoding alpha/beta hydrolase — encoded protein: MKKYFNLFILTATLTLALNACAKIEPGPDDKARFIASDGMIIAGKYVPPKTPDKITFILLHGLSSTKDEWNRFEAKLIERGCGYFAYDLRGHHGSSKNTDGREITINEIVNSGQISEIEKLVSDIDGAVKYLKHNGIKKEKIGLIGASIGANISLIYASKNKFIPIVVLLSPGWNYTGLETNTAIQQYGQRPLGLAASPGDKYAYDTATQMVLVGRQLKSDTAFFEGVQAQHGTQMLTDEFDSKLLNWIDGNLGDVVKKSRYGLK